One part of the Prunus persica cultivar Lovell chromosome G5, Prunus_persica_NCBIv2, whole genome shotgun sequence genome encodes these proteins:
- the LOC18775770 gene encoding nucleolar protein 56 isoform X1 encodes MRFREWYSWHFPELGKSVTDNYLYAKVAKSIEDKSRLSEDRLPDLTDIVGHEDKAKEIIEAAKASMGQDFSLADFDIVQQFAERLAGLSEYRKGIYDFPGIKMNDIAPNLASLIGVVVGARLISHACSLTNLALFYPSDPWRRESSLQGIKNQGKHTQI; translated from the exons ATGAGATTCAG AGAATGGTACTCTTGGCATTTTCCTGAACTGGGAAAAAGTGTCACTGACAATTATCTCTATGCTAAAGTGGCAAAAAGTATTGAAGACAAGTCAAGATTGTCCGAAGACAGACTTCCAGATTTAACTGATATTGTTGGGCATGAAGATAAGGCAAAGGAGATTATTGAAGCTGCCAAAGCATCCATGG gGCAGGATTTTTCTCTAGCTGACTTTGATATTGTTCAGCAATTTGCAGAGAGGTTGGCGGGTCTATCTGAGTACAGGAAAGGCATTTATGATTTCCCAGGTATTAAAATGAATGATATTGCACCCAATTTGGCCTCCTTAATTGGTGTAGTAGTTGGAGCTCGATTGATATCTCATGCCTGTAGTCTCACGAATTTGGCTCTCTTCTACCCTTCAGATCCCTGGCGCAGAGAAAGCTCTCTTCAG GGCATTAAAAACCAGGGGAAACACACCCAAATATAG
- the LOC18775770 gene encoding nucleolar protein 56 isoform X3 — translation MRFREWYSWHFPELGKSVTDNYLYAKVAKSIEDKSRLSEDRLPDLTDIVGHEDKAKEIIEAAKASMGQDFSLADFDIVQQFAERLAGLSEYRKGIYDFPDPWRRESSLQGIKNQGKHTQI, via the exons ATGAGATTCAG AGAATGGTACTCTTGGCATTTTCCTGAACTGGGAAAAAGTGTCACTGACAATTATCTCTATGCTAAAGTGGCAAAAAGTATTGAAGACAAGTCAAGATTGTCCGAAGACAGACTTCCAGATTTAACTGATATTGTTGGGCATGAAGATAAGGCAAAGGAGATTATTGAAGCTGCCAAAGCATCCATGG gGCAGGATTTTTCTCTAGCTGACTTTGATATTGTTCAGCAATTTGCAGAGAGGTTGGCGGGTCTATCTGAGTACAGGAAAGGCATTTATGATTTCCCAG ATCCCTGGCGCAGAGAAAGCTCTCTTCAG GGCATTAAAAACCAGGGGAAACACACCCAAATATAG
- the LOC18775770 gene encoding nucleolar protein 56 isoform X2, whose translation MRFREWYSWHFPELGKSVTDNYLYAKVAKSIEDKSRLSEDRLPDLTDIVGHEDKAKEIIEAAKASMERLAGLSEYRKGIYDFPGIKMNDIAPNLASLIGVVVGARLISHACSLTNLALFYPSDPWRRESSLQGIKNQGKHTQI comes from the exons ATGAGATTCAG AGAATGGTACTCTTGGCATTTTCCTGAACTGGGAAAAAGTGTCACTGACAATTATCTCTATGCTAAAGTGGCAAAAAGTATTGAAGACAAGTCAAGATTGTCCGAAGACAGACTTCCAGATTTAACTGATATTGTTGGGCATGAAGATAAGGCAAAGGAGATTATTGAAGCTGCCAAAGCATCCATGG AGAGGTTGGCGGGTCTATCTGAGTACAGGAAAGGCATTTATGATTTCCCAGGTATTAAAATGAATGATATTGCACCCAATTTGGCCTCCTTAATTGGTGTAGTAGTTGGAGCTCGATTGATATCTCATGCCTGTAGTCTCACGAATTTGGCTCTCTTCTACCCTTCAGATCCCTGGCGCAGAGAAAGCTCTCTTCAG GGCATTAAAAACCAGGGGAAACACACCCAAATATAG
- the LOC18775770 gene encoding nucleolar protein 56 isoform X4 → MKIRQRRLLKLPKHPWRGWRVYLSTGKAFMISQIPGAEKALFRALKTRGNTPKYRLIFHSSFIGRASARNKGRMARYLANKCSIAKYWLLYINSPTHHLHSHPSSHPYH, encoded by the exons ATGAAGATAAGGCAAAGGAGATTATTGAAGCTGCCAAAGCATCCATGG AGAGGTTGGCGGGTCTATCTGAGTACAGGAAAGGCATTTATGATTTCCCAG ATCCCTGGCGCAGAGAAAGCTCTCTTCAG GGCATTAAAAACCAGGGGAAACACACCCAAATATAGACTGATATTCCATTCATCTTTTATTGGTCGAGCATCTGCGCGGAACAAGGGACGAATGGCTCGTTATCTTGCAAACAAGTGTTCTATTGCAAAATATTGGCTTCTCTATATAAACTCCCCAACCCACCACCTTCACTCTCACCCCTCATCCCACCCTTATCATTAA
- the LOC18775770 gene encoding nucleolar protein 56 isoform X5, giving the protein MKIRQRRLLKLPKHPWQFAERLAGLSEYRKGIYDFPGIKMNDIAPNLASLIGVVVGARLISHACSLTNLALFYPSDPWRRESSLQGIKNQGKHTQI; this is encoded by the exons ATGAAGATAAGGCAAAGGAGATTATTGAAGCTGCCAAAGCATCCATGG CAATTTGCAGAGAGGTTGGCGGGTCTATCTGAGTACAGGAAAGGCATTTATGATTTCCCAGGTATTAAAATGAATGATATTGCACCCAATTTGGCCTCCTTAATTGGTGTAGTAGTTGGAGCTCGATTGATATCTCATGCCTGTAGTCTCACGAATTTGGCTCTCTTCTACCCTTCAGATCCCTGGCGCAGAGAAAGCTCTCTTCAG GGCATTAAAAACCAGGGGAAACACACCCAAATATAG
- the LOC18777514 gene encoding uncharacterized protein LOC18777514 yields MGEVVALSGRLGGGSSKLAPGYLHRLPLSGTNSNSVVHASLFSGVRLRKKPGPQFGSFRRKRSAKRLVTESLISKMADYEGKAVAPDVTSGSMIFEPIIEDGVFRFDCSANDRNAAYPSISFINSKDRDTPIMSHKIPSYIPNFQCLLGQQIVKLELPVGTSLYGTGEVSGQLERTGKRVFTWNTDAWGYGSGTTSLYQSHPWVLAVLPTGEALGILADTTRRCEIDLRKKSMIQFIAPSSYPVITFGPFPSPQAVLISLSHAIGTVFMPPKWSLGYHQCRWSYDSDKKVQQITGTFREKGIPCDVVWMDIDYMDGFRCFTFDKERFPDPKSLVKGLNQNGFKAIWMLDPGIKQEDGYFVYDSGSKNDVWILKADGRPFVGEVWPGPCVFPDYTQAKVRSWWSNLVKDFTVNGVDGIWNDMNEPAVFKTLTKTMPESNIHKGDDELGGCQVHSHYHNVYGMLMARSTFEGMKLGSEKNRPFVLTRAGFIGSQRYAATWTGDNLSTWEHLHMSISMVLQLGLSGQPLSGPDIGGFAGNATPRLFGRWMGIGSMFPFCRGHSEIDTIDHEPWSFGTECEEVCRLALNRRYRLIPHIYTLFYMAHKTGTPVASPTFFADPKDPSLRKLENSFLLGPLLVYSSTLPGQGMDSLQCTLPKGIWLSFDFDDSHPDLPALYLQGGTIIPVGPPHQHVGESNIFDDLTLVVALDEHGKAKGVLYEDDGDGYEFMKGGFLLTHYVAELQSSIVTVKVSKTEGSWKRPQRRLHVQLLLGGGAMVDTWGKDGEVLQILMPSEQEVVKLVSTSEKQYRSRLENAKAIPDVEVTSAHKGVELSRTPVELKGGDWFVKVVPWIGGRIISMMHLPSGTQWLHSRVEVNGYEEYSGTEYRSAGCTEEYNVTERNLEHAGEQECLLLEGDIGGGLVLQRQIYIAKNDPKVFRIDSSIIARKVGAGSGGFSRLVCLRVHPMFTLLHPTESYVSFTAIDGSKHEIWPESEEQFYEGNLLPNGEWMLIDKCLGLGLLNRFDVSQVYKCLIHWGTGTVNLELWSEERPVSKKSPLRVAHEYEVITIP; encoded by the exons ATGGGAGAAGTGGTAGCATTGAGTGGCAGATTGGGTGGGGGATCGTCGAAACTCGCGCCAGGGTATcttcatcgtcttcctctctctGGTACCAACAGCAACAGTGTAGTTCATGCAAGCCTCTTTTCAGGGGTGAGGTTGAGGAAGAAGCCTGGTCCTCAATTTGGATCGTTCAG AAGGAAGAGATCTGCCAAAAGGTTGGTTACTGAAAGTTTGATCTCTAAAATGGCTGATTATGAAGGAAAGGCAGTTGCTCCAGATGTCACCTCAGGATCTATGATTTTTGAGCCTATCATTGAGGATGGAGTATTCCGATTTGATTGTTCTGCAAATGATAGAAATGCAGCATATCCTAGTATCTCTTTTATTAATAGCAAGGATAGGGACACACCAATTATGAGTCACAAGATACCTTCATATATCCCAAATTTTCAATGTCTATTGGGACAGCAGATTGTTAAACTCGAG CTTCCTGTCGGGACCTCTCTGTATGGAACTGGGGAAGTTAGTGGGCAACTTGAGCGGACGGGGAAAAGA GTTTTTACTTGGAACACGGATGCATGGGGTTATGGTTCTGGAACTACATCATTGTACCAGTCACATCCTTGGGTTCTAGCTGTTCTTCCAACTGGAGAGGCATTGGGAATTCTCGCTGATACAACACGACGCTGTGAG ATTGATCTGAGGAAAAAATCGATGATACAGTTCATTGCTCCATCCTCTTATCCTGTCATTACATTTGGTCCATTTCCCTCACCCCAGGCTGTTTTAATATCTCTATCCCATGCAATTG GGACTGTATTTATGCCCCCAAAGTGGTCGTTAGGCTATCACCAATGCCGTTGGAGCTATGACTCTGATAAGAAAGTTCAACAG ATTACAGGAACATTTCGAGAGAAGGGTATACCTTGTGATGTCGTATGGATGGATATTGATTACATGGATGGTTTTCGTTGTTTCACTTTTGACAAG GAGCGCTTTCCAGATCCGAAATCTTTGGTGAAGGGTCTAAACCAAAATGGTTTCAAAGCAATCTGGATGCTTGACCCAGGGATAAAACAGGAAGATGGTTATTTTGTCTATGATAGTGGTTCTAAAAATGATGTCTGGATTTTAAAAGCAGATGGAAGACCATTTGTTG GCGAGGTGTGGCCCGGGCCTTGTGTTTTTCCAGACTATACACAGGCAAAAGTTCGATCTTGGTGGTCCAATTTAGTGAAAGATTTCACTGTAAATGGTGTTGACGGAATATGGAATGATATGAATGAACCGGCTGTTTTTAAG acTCTCACAAAAACGATGCCTGAGAGCAATATTCATAAAGGGGATGATGAACTTGGAGGTTGTCAAGTTCACTCACACTATCACAAT GTCTATGGCATGCTGATGGCAAGATCAACTTTTGAAGGCATGAAGCTGGGTAGTGAAAAAAATCGTCCTTTTGTTCTCACCAGAGCCGGATTTATTGGTAGCCAAAGGTATGCTGCAACTTGGACAGGAGATAATCTTTCAACCTGGGAGCACCTACATATGAGCATTTCCATGGTTCTTCAGTTG GGACTTAGTGGTCAGCCACTATCAGGGCCTGATATAGGTGGCTTTGCTGGAAATGCAACACCCAGGCTCTTTGGAAGGTGGATGGGTATAGGTTCTATGTTTCCCTTTTGTCGTGGGCACTCAGAAATTGACACCATTGACCATGAGCCGTGGTCATTCGGGACAGAG TGTGAAGAAGTATGCCGTTTGGCATTGAACAGACGCTACCGACTTATACCTCATATATATACTCTCTTCTATATGGCTCATAAGACGGGTACTCCAGTGGCAAGTCCTACTTTTTTCGCTG ATCCCAAAGACCCCAGCTTAaggaaattggagaattcttTTCTGTTGGGTCCACTTCTAGTCTATTCCAG CACTTTGCCTGGTCAGGGGATGGATAGTTTGCAGTGCACATTGCCCAAAGGAATTTGGTtgagttttgattttgatgattcaCATCCT GATTTACCAGCTTTATATTTGCAAGGAGGAACAATTATTCCTGTGGGTCCTCCTCATCAGCATGTTGGTGAATCTAATATATTTGATGACTTGACACTCGTTGTTGCTTTGGATGAACATG GGAAAGCTAAAGGTGTTCTATATgaagatgatggtgatggataTGAATTCATGAAAGGTGGATTCTTGTTGACACACTATGTTGCTGAACTTCAATCTTCTATTGTTACTGTCAAAGTTTCAAAAACTGAAGGATCTTGGAAGAGGCCACAACGTCGCCTGCATGTGCAATTATTGCTTGGTGGAGGTGCAATG GTTGATACATGGGGCAAAGATGGAGAGgttcttcaaattttaatgCCTTCAGAACAGGAAGTTGTGAAGCTGGTTTCTACCAGTGAGAAGCAGTACAGATCTCGTTTGG AAAATGCCAAGGCTATTCCAGACGTAGAAGTGACTTCTGCACACAAAGGAGTAGAACTCTCAAGGACTCCTGTTGAACTGAAAGGTGGTGATTGGTTTGTTAAAGTAGTTCCCTGGATTGGTGGTAGAATAATTTCCATGATGCACCTTCCTTCAG GGACACAGTGGCTTCACAGTAGGGTTGAGGTTAATGGGTATGAAGAGTATAGTGGTACTGAGTACCGCTCTGCTGGATGTACTGAGGAATACAATGTTACAGA GCGGAATCTTGAGCATGCTGGAGAGCAGGAATGTCTTTTGTTAGAAGGTGATATTGGGGGTGGTTTGGTTCTCCAGCGACAGATATATATTGCAAAGAATGATCCCAAGGTTTTCCGAATCGACTCTAGCATTATAGCACGCAAAGTTGGTGCTGGTTCTGGTGGATTTTCAAG GCTGGTCTGCCTGAGAGTACATCCAATGTTCACCCTCTTGCACCCCACAGAATCATATGTCTCATTTACAGCCATTGATGGGTCAAAGCATGAAATTTGGCCTGAATCTGAGGAGCAGTTCTATGAAGGGAATTTATTGCCTAATG GTGAATGGATGCTGATTGATAAATGTCTTGGGTTGGGGCTACTGAATCGGTTTGATGTTAGCCAGGTTTACAAATGCCTAATCCACTGGGGAACTGGTACTGTTAATTTGGAGCTGTGGTCTGAGGAAAGGCCTGTTTCAAAGAAGTCACCTCTCAGAGTCGCCCATGAGTACGAGGTCATCACAATCCCGTAA